CGAGAAAGCGGGTGGCGCCCGGCCCTCCTCCACGCCGGGGCAGGACCACGCCGGCAGTTACAGTGGGGGGGCTGAGCGCCGCAAGATTCAGCTCTTTCCAGGCCCCGGCCCAGGCCGCTTCCCCCAGCTCTCCGAAGGAAAAGCTCCGGTCCTCGATTTTTCCCAGGCGGTCCCCTTCGGCCGCGTACCGGGCAGCAGCCCGCAGGGCGGCCTCCCTGCCTGCGGCGGCACCCTCCCGGGCGAAGGGAACAGGGCGGTAAAGGCCGAGGTCTTCCAGCGGCGCCGTGTAATCGATCTTTATCCAGGCCACTTTAAATCCGGGCCAGCCGAACTGCCGGTGAATATCCATCACGCTGCTTATCACGATCTCCCCCAAACGGCTCAGCGCAGGAAATCAACCAGGGTGGGCATGATGATCCGGGCTCCGGTGGCGAGGGAAACCCGGTAGACATTTTCCTGGCTCTTTAAATCCATAATCGCCTCGGCGATGTCGGCGTCCTCCGCCAGAGAAAGAAGCTCCGTCTGCTTGATCTCGGTCTGCTGGAGGCGATCCAGCGCCATTTCCGCCCTGTTCACCCTCGCTCCCAGCTCCCCCCGCGTGGCCAGGATTTCGTCAATAACCTGATCGATCTCCCCAATGCATTGAGAAATCTCGCTCCCCGGGCGGTTCTCCCCAAGAAACCAAGCCAGCTTATCGAGCACGGCAATAGCTCCCGGTTTAACCTCACCCGTAATCTTATCTTCGAGTCCGTGAAAAAGCTTTTCTGCGTTACTACAGTTCACCGGAATCACCACATTTGGTGCAATTTCGTATTCGATAAGCTTATCGTTGCCCTGCCAAGAATCATTATACACATACCCTTCTGGTGCCTCCTCCTGCCAAACATCTTTGTACGTTTCTCCAACGGGAGGCTTGTTAGTTTGGGTGCCGCCGAAAATGTAGCGGCCGCCCAGGGTTGTGTTTGCAATCAGGCCGAGCTGCTTTTTGAGCTGCTCGACCTCCCGCGCCAGCGCCTCCCGCGACTCCCGGGGCATGGTGTCGCTCGCCCCGTAGAGGGCAAGCTCGCGCGCCCTCTGGAGCACCTCGGTGGCGTTGCCCAGGGCCCCTTCGGTCACCTCCATCCAGGTCCGGGCGTCCTTGATGTTGCGGGTGTACTGCTGCGCCTCCCCCAGGTCGCTGCGGAGGGCGAGGGAGCTCACGACCCGCACGGGATCGTCCGAGGGCCGGCGCACCTCCTTCCCCGAAGCAAGGCGGTCCTGGGCCTCCTCGAGCCGCTTTAAGTTGATGTACATGTTGCGCAGGAAGTTGCTGGTCAGC
This DNA window, taken from Bacillota bacterium, encodes the following:
- the flgL gene encoding flagellar hook-associated protein FlgL → MRITNIMLTSNFLRNMYINLKRLEEAQDRLASGKEVRRPSDDPVRVVSSLALRSDLGEAQQYTRNIKDARTWMEVTEGALGNATEVLQRARELALYGASDTMPRESREALAREVEQLKKQLGLIANTTLGGRYIFGGTQTNKPPVGETYKDVWQEEAPEGYVYNDSWQGNDKLIEYEIAPNVVIPVNCSNAEKLFHGLEDKITGEVKPGAIAVLDKLAWFLGENRPGSEISQCIGEIDQVIDEILATRGELGARVNRAEMALDRLQQTEIKQTELLSLAEDADIAEAIMDLKSQENVYRVSLATGARIIMPTLVDFLR